Proteins encoded in a region of the Chloroflexota bacterium genome:
- a CDS encoding DnaD domain protein, with product MNNQPFRGFPPRLSFTPIPNLFFARLLPEMDSLAEVKLVLHIFWRLYQKRGALKFVTYKELVADKTLRVGRDEAGDLDGALRSALESAVERGVLLHLVLERDGGWEEVYFVNTEANRQAVAKIQNGELSLGALPQPQPHIEEEKPNIFALYEQNIGLLTPMIAEELKEAERLYPASWIEEAFKEAVSLNKRSWRYIARILERWATEGKGSGESGRDPKKKRDPSRYFQGKYGHLVKR from the coding sequence TTGAACAACCAACCCTTCCGCGGTTTTCCACCTAGGCTGAGTTTCACTCCAATCCCTAACCTTTTCTTTGCCAGGTTGCTTCCTGAGATGGACAGCCTGGCTGAGGTGAAGCTGGTCCTCCACATTTTCTGGCGGCTGTACCAGAAGCGGGGTGCCCTGAAGTTTGTCACCTACAAAGAGCTTGTGGCTGACAAGACCCTGAGGGTCGGCCGGGATGAGGCGGGCGATCTTGATGGGGCACTGCGCAGTGCCCTGGAGTCGGCGGTAGAGCGTGGTGTCCTCCTGCACCTGGTGCTGGAAAGAGACGGGGGGTGGGAAGAAGTCTACTTTGTTAATACCGAAGCCAACAGGCAGGCCGTTGCTAAGATACAAAACGGTGAGCTATCTCTGGGGGCGCTGCCTCAGCCCCAGCCCCACATAGAAGAAGAGAAACCCAACATCTTTGCTCTGTACGAGCAGAACATCGGCCTGCTTACCCCGATGATTGCCGAGGAGCTAAAAGAAGCGGAGAGGCTTTATCCTGCCTCCTGGATTGAGGAGGCCTTCAAGGAGGCCGTCAGTCTAAACAAACGCAGTTGGCGTTACATCGCTCGCATACTAGAACGCTGGGCCACGGAAGGCAAAGGTAGTGGAGAGTCTGGGAGAGATCCTAAAAAGAAGAGGGATCCCAGCCGGTACTTCCAGGGAAAGTACGGGCACCTGGTCAAACGCTGA
- a CDS encoding AAA family ATPase, whose product MDSGGTDYTRVVPCQCTQGGLEKNRLARLQRYSNLGALTRLTFESLTLPGRSGDPTNQERFLHAYRAAVAFAQKPKGWLVFMGPSGCGKTHLAAAIANHLLSQGEPAFFIGVSDLLDHLRSTFNPGSDISYDVLFEQVQNAPVLILDDLGTQTSTPWAQEKLFQIINHRFSAQLPTVINIAAGTSLEGLEERWYTRLTDPTLSQVYLVEEKGSPLLDYSGILALELLSSMTFENFDPKRINLPLEHRQNLEQAFRLARGFAASPDGWLIFEGENGCGKTHLAAAIANYRLRQGNPIFFVVVPDFLDHLRSTFSPESKVTYDEVFERVKTAPLLILDDFGEHTSTPWAQEKLYQLINYRYNSRLPMVVTTCCTLEEIEPRISSRLADPRLSTVFTIMAPDYRADRSSTRKAKGEQRHGRKA is encoded by the coding sequence CTGGATTCCGGTGGCACTGACTACACCCGGGTGGTACCCTGCCAGTGCACCCAGGGGGGGCTGGAGAAAAACCGCCTGGCGCGCCTTCAGCGGTACAGCAACCTGGGCGCGCTGACCCGTCTTACCTTCGAAAGCCTGACGCTCCCGGGCAGAAGCGGTGATCCCACCAACCAGGAAAGGTTTCTTCATGCCTACCGGGCAGCCGTCGCCTTTGCCCAGAAGCCTAAAGGCTGGCTGGTGTTCATGGGGCCCAGTGGCTGTGGCAAGACCCATCTGGCGGCTGCCATTGCTAACCACCTGCTTTCTCAGGGCGAGCCGGCTTTCTTCATCGGTGTGTCCGATCTGCTCGATCACTTGCGATCGACCTTCAACCCAGGAAGCGATATCTCCTACGATGTCCTTTTTGAGCAGGTGCAGAATGCCCCCGTGCTGATCCTGGATGATCTGGGCACCCAGACCAGCACCCCTTGGGCGCAGGAGAAGCTGTTCCAGATTATTAACCACCGCTTTAGTGCCCAGTTGCCCACAGTGATAAACATAGCTGCTGGGACATCTCTGGAGGGACTGGAGGAGCGCTGGTACACCCGCCTGACTGACCCCACTCTTTCCCAGGTATACCTTGTGGAGGAAAAGGGATCCCCTCTGCTGGATTATTCAGGCATTCTGGCACTGGAGTTACTCAGCAGCATGACTTTTGAGAATTTCGATCCGAAGAGGATCAATCTTCCTTTGGAGCATCGGCAGAACCTGGAGCAAGCCTTTCGGCTGGCTCGGGGCTTTGCTGCATCTCCGGATGGATGGTTGATATTTGAGGGAGAGAACGGCTGTGGTAAGACTCATCTGGCTGCCGCTATCGCCAACTACCGGCTCAGGCAGGGCAACCCGATCTTTTTTGTCGTTGTCCCTGACTTTCTAGACCATCTCAGGTCTACCTTCAGCCCGGAAAGCAAGGTCACTTATGATGAAGTCTTTGAAAGGGTGAAGACGGCCCCTCTTCTCATTTTGGATGACTTTGGGGAGCACACCAGCACCCCGTGGGCTCAGGAGAAGCTTTACCAATTGATCAACTATCGGTATAACTCCCGCCTTCCGATGGTGGTCACCACATGCTGCACTCTGGAGGAAATTGAACCTCGCATTAGCTCACGTCTGGCAGACCCCCGCCTCAGCACGGTATTCACTATCATGGCCCCTGACTATAGAGCCGATCGATCTAGCACAAGGAAGGCTAAGGGCGAGCAGCGACACGGTCGAAAAGCGTAG
- a CDS encoding peptidase, translating to MWLRTRMYLLVALLFAILYGVITGIGVAVSGFNPIAFLVIGFILLFIQYLIGPSIVGWTMRVKWVSEKEEPELHRMVAEEAERAGIPKPKVGISQLSKAPPNAFAFGRTHADGRVCVTPAIMRLLSKDELKAVMGHEICHIKHRDMLVITLLSVIPLIMYWIALTFMFRGMFGGRRNGAGYAVLIGLGAFVVYFITNLLVLYGSRIREYYADRGSVKLGNGPHHLATALYKLVYSNARQKGSAEMKEIEGVKAFFINDPSRAWNEVRELSQVDTNMSGTIDANELAALRSKTVRLSTGDKMLEMLSTHPNMLKRIKHLSSLTPGY from the coding sequence ATGTGGCTGAGAACGAGGATGTATCTATTAGTGGCGCTGCTTTTCGCCATTCTCTACGGGGTGATCACCGGTATCGGGGTGGCTGTTAGCGGCTTCAACCCCATAGCCTTTCTCGTTATAGGATTTATCCTTCTTTTCATACAGTACTTGATCGGCCCGTCCATAGTAGGCTGGACCATGAGGGTGAAGTGGGTGTCTGAAAAGGAAGAGCCGGAGCTACATAGGATGGTAGCCGAGGAGGCGGAGAGGGCTGGAATTCCCAAACCCAAAGTGGGCATCTCCCAGCTCTCAAAAGCACCACCCAACGCCTTTGCTTTCGGGCGGACACATGCAGACGGGCGCGTCTGCGTTACCCCAGCAATCATGAGGCTGCTGAGCAAGGATGAACTCAAGGCTGTCATGGGGCATGAAATTTGCCACATCAAACACCGGGATATGTTAGTCATCACCCTGCTGTCCGTCATCCCGCTCATCATGTATTGGATCGCCCTGACCTTTATGTTTCGCGGCATGTTTGGCGGCAGAAGGAACGGTGCCGGCTACGCCGTGCTCATTGGCCTGGGCGCGTTTGTAGTCTACTTCATCACCAACCTGCTGGTGCTCTATGGCTCTCGCATCCGCGAGTACTACGCCGATAGAGGAAGTGTCAAACTGGGGAATGGCCCTCACCACCTCGCTACCGCTCTTTACAAGCTGGTCTACAGTAATGCCCGCCAGAAGGGCAGCGCGGAGATGAAGGAGATAGAGGGGGTTAAGGCTTTCTTCATCAATGACCCTTCCCGCGCCTGGAATGAGGTCAGGGAACTCTCTCAAGTTGACACCAACATGAGCGGCACCATAGACGCCAACGAACTGGCGGCGCTGCGATCTAAAACCGTCCGTCTGAGTACCGGGGACAAGATGCTGGAGATGCTGAGCACCCACCCCAACATGCTGAAGAGGATCAAGCATCTGTCGTCGCTGACGCCCGGTTATTAG